One genomic segment of Devosia sp. includes these proteins:
- a CDS encoding GNAT family N-acetyltransferase has product MSDTLLRPFAWSDVPAITAIYRHYVENTAITFDTEPPGEEAIAEKYAGLRKLGHPLIVAERDGKVAGYAYASFYRPRAAYRFTAEDSIYLDPTETGRGLGRLLLTELLAQSKAFGFKQMLAVITADTANSIAIHEKFGFSRVGYYSAVGYKFDRWHDIVHLQKAL; this is encoded by the coding sequence ATGTCCGATACCCTGCTCCGCCCCTTTGCCTGGTCCGACGTTCCCGCCATCACCGCCATCTACCGGCACTATGTCGAGAACACCGCCATCACCTTCGATACCGAGCCTCCGGGCGAGGAAGCCATTGCCGAAAAATATGCGGGCCTTAGGAAGCTCGGGCACCCGCTGATCGTCGCCGAACGGGACGGTAAGGTCGCGGGCTATGCCTATGCCAGCTTCTATCGTCCGCGCGCCGCCTACCGGTTCACGGCAGAGGACTCGATCTATCTCGACCCCACCGAAACCGGGCGTGGCCTGGGGCGGCTTTTGCTCACCGAGCTTCTGGCGCAATCGAAGGCCTTCGGCTTCAAGCAGATGCTGGCAGTGATCACCGCCGACACCGCCAATTCGATCGCCATTCACGAAAAGTTCGGCTTCAGCCGCGTCGGCTACTATTCGGCGGTCGGCTACAAGTTCGACCGCTGGCACGATATCGTGCACCTGCAAAAAGCGCTCTGA
- a CDS encoding invasion associated locus B family protein yields MTMKTGSLAIGLAVASIMALAPAAQAQQATELGTFNAWSAYQASDQSGEICFIISEPQKSEPAGANRDPIKFLIVHRKGLGSKNEAQTHIGYPFNSTDAKASATIDGKAYTMAAQGSTAWLASTADEPGFVTALKAGSQMVVRGTSQRGTNTVDTYSLSGATAAMNAIDAACQ; encoded by the coding sequence ATGACGATGAAAACCGGCAGCCTGGCAATTGGGCTCGCGGTCGCCTCGATCATGGCTCTGGCGCCGGCCGCACAGGCCCAGCAGGCGACGGAGCTGGGAACTTTCAATGCCTGGTCGGCCTACCAGGCCAGCGACCAGAGCGGGGAGATCTGCTTCATTATCTCCGAGCCGCAGAAAAGCGAGCCGGCCGGGGCCAATCGCGATCCGATCAAGTTCCTGATCGTGCATCGCAAGGGCCTGGGCAGCAAGAACGAGGCCCAGACCCATATCGGTTATCCGTTCAACAGCACCGACGCCAAGGCCAGCGCCACCATCGATGGCAAGGCCTATACCATGGCCGCCCAGGGCTCGACCGCCTGGCTTGCCTCGACCGCCGATGAGCCCGGTTTCGTCACCGCGCTCAAGGCCGGCAGCCAGATGGTGGTGCGCGGTACCAGCCAGCGCGGCACCAATACGGTGGATACCTATTCGCTGTCCGGCGCCACGGCGGCGATGAACGCCATCGATGCGGCCTGCCAGTAA
- a CDS encoding ATP-binding protein, with protein sequence MALLTLMVGLPGSGKTTRARALAAASGALRLTPDEWQTRLFDDDMHHPDHDRRHNEVEAIMWEIAAHMLAHGQDVILDFGFWSRQERAGFAARAKALGAQCRIDYDPVPLDELERRVIARNALDGQHFAIPVANLRQWAALFEAPDAGELAGRFGPEASGQH encoded by the coding sequence GTGGCCCTGCTCACCCTCATGGTCGGCCTGCCCGGCTCGGGCAAGACGACGAGGGCCAGGGCCCTGGCCGCAGCGAGCGGCGCCCTGCGCCTCACCCCAGATGAGTGGCAGACGCGCCTGTTCGACGATGACATGCATCATCCCGACCATGATCGCCGCCACAATGAGGTCGAGGCGATCATGTGGGAGATTGCGGCCCATATGCTGGCCCATGGCCAGGATGTCATCCTCGATTTCGGCTTCTGGTCGCGGCAGGAGCGTGCCGGCTTTGCCGCGCGCGCCAAGGCACTGGGTGCGCAATGCCGGATCGACTATGACCCGGTGCCTCTGGACGAGCTGGAGCGGCGGGTTATCGCGCGCAATGCGCTGGATGGGCAGCACTTTGCCATTCCTGTCGCCAATCTGCGGCAATGGGCAGCCCTGTTCGAGGCGCCCGATGCCGGTGAACTGGCCGGCCGCTTCGGCCCCGAGGCCTCCGGCCAGCACTGA
- a CDS encoding 23S rRNA (adenine(2030)-N(6))-methyltransferase RlmJ produces the protein MNYRHTFHAGNFADVVKHVILTRILAYLMRKQAAFRVIDTHAGLGLYDLFGDQAERTGEWQDGIGRLIHVKLPGVAEDLFAPYRDAVLAQNPDGALRYYPGSPFITRHMLRSQDRLMGFELHPMDADRLKENFAGDFQTRITALDAWKIFGTHLPPKEKRGLVLIDPPFEEKGEFDRMVKSLVQGHQRWPGGIYAYWYPIKEPDEVGRFLKALKATGIPKILRIEMTIRAPSTPPRLHGTGMIVVNPPFVLEEEMRVLLPVLAELLAEEGRGKWSVDWVAGE, from the coding sequence ATGAACTATCGCCACACCTTCCATGCCGGCAATTTTGCCGATGTGGTCAAGCACGTCATCCTCACCCGCATCCTCGCCTATCTCATGCGCAAGCAGGCAGCCTTCAGGGTCATCGACACCCATGCGGGGCTCGGCCTCTATGACCTTTTCGGCGACCAGGCGGAGAGGACCGGCGAATGGCAGGACGGTATCGGAAGGCTGATTCACGTAAAACTTCCGGGCGTTGCGGAAGATCTGTTCGCCCCCTACCGCGACGCGGTTCTGGCGCAGAATCCGGACGGTGCCCTGCGCTACTATCCCGGCTCGCCCTTCATCACCCGGCATATGCTGCGCAGCCAGGACCGGCTGATGGGGTTTGAGCTGCATCCCATGGATGCGGACCGTCTCAAGGAGAACTTTGCCGGCGATTTCCAGACCCGCATCACCGCGCTCGATGCCTGGAAGATTTTCGGCACCCACCTGCCACCCAAGGAAAAGCGCGGACTTGTCCTCATCGATCCGCCCTTCGAGGAAAAGGGCGAGTTCGATCGCATGGTCAAAAGCCTGGTGCAGGGCCACCAGCGCTGGCCCGGCGGCATCTATGCCTATTGGTATCCGATCAAGGAGCCGGACGAAGTGGGCCGCTTCCTCAAGGCGCTCAAGGCCACGGGCATTCCCAAAATCCTGCGGATCGAGATGACCATTCGCGCGCCCTCGACACCACCGCGCCTGCATGGCACCGGCATGATCGTGGTCAATCCGCCCTTTGTGCTGGAAGAGGAAATGCGGGTCCTGCTGCCGGTGCTGGCGGAGCTGCTGGCCGAAGAGGGGCGCGGGAAATGGAGCGTGGACTGGGTGGCCGGGGAGTAG
- a CDS encoding Bax inhibitor-1/YccA family protein: MAEYDRQTLNARAGSALAIDEGLRSYMLRVYNYMGLGLVVTGLVAWFTSQWAMSSQANAELLYGSPLAFVIMLSPLAFVLVLSFGIGKLSVPAAQAVFWAFAAVMGLSLSSIFLVYTGASIAKVFFITAATFGAMSLYGYTTKRDLTGMGNFLMMGLIGIIIASIVNIFMASSMLDFAISVLGVLIFTGLTAYDTQKIKESYSESYGADVLAKNAIMGALSLYLDFINLFMMLLRLFGNRE; encoded by the coding sequence ATGGCTGAATATGACCGTCAGACCCTCAATGCGCGGGCCGGCTCGGCCTTGGCCATCGATGAGGGCCTGCGCAGCTACATGCTGCGTGTTTACAACTATATGGGCCTCGGCCTGGTCGTGACGGGCCTGGTGGCCTGGTTCACCAGCCAGTGGGCCATGTCGAGCCAGGCCAATGCCGAACTGCTCTATGGCAGCCCGCTCGCCTTTGTCATCATGCTGTCGCCGCTGGCCTTCGTGCTGGTGCTGAGCTTCGGCATCGGTAAGCTCTCCGTACCCGCCGCACAGGCCGTGTTCTGGGCCTTTGCCGCCGTCATGGGCCTGTCGCTGAGCTCGATCTTTCTGGTCTATACCGGCGCCTCGATCGCCAAGGTGTTCTTCATCACCGCCGCCACCTTCGGCGCGATGAGCCTTTACGGCTACACCACCAAGCGTGACCTGACCGGCATGGGCAACTTCCTGATGATGGGCCTCATCGGCATCATCATCGCCTCGATCGTGAACATCTTCATGGCCTCGTCCATGCTGGACTTCGCCATCTCGGTCCTCGGCGTGCTGATCTTCACCGGTCTCACCGCCTATGACACCCAGAAGATCAAGGAAAGCTATTCGGAAAGCTATGGCGCCGATGTCCTGGCCAAGAACGCCATCATGGGCGCGCTCAGCCTCTACCTCGACTTCATCAACCTGTTCATGATGCTCCTGCGCCTGTTCGGCAATCGCGAGTAG
- the rlmN gene encoding 23S rRNA (adenine(2503)-C(2))-methyltransferase RlmN produces the protein MSHALNLDHSTAIRPAVASRPSLIGLSKAGLAEALVGHEVVAEKEGRMRASQLWNWLYVNGVTDFDRMTNVAKPVRQKLSETFNLDRPEIVTEQVSVDGTRKWLFRFRDPQNPNLPPVEVETVYIPESDRGTLCVSSQVGCTLTCSFCHTGTQKLVRNLTAGEILGQILMARERLGDFPGGSRPDDGGLVPGGETRAITNIVMMGMGEPLYNYENVKQALLIASAGDGMSISKRRITLSTSGVVPYIEPTGREIDVMLAISLHAVRDDLRDVLVPINKKWPLKDLLEACRNYPGLSNARRITFEYVMLDGINDSDAEARELVRLLAGIPAKINLIPFNPWPGANYGTSPSARIERFADIVNRAGYASPVRTPRGRDIFAACGQLKSESERLAKKDRDALLAL, from the coding sequence ATGAGCCACGCGCTGAACCTCGACCATTCGACTGCCATCCGTCCGGCGGTCGCTTCGCGTCCCTCGCTGATCGGTCTGTCCAAGGCCGGCCTTGCCGAGGCGCTGGTGGGCCATGAGGTGGTGGCGGAGAAGGAAGGCCGGATGCGGGCCAGCCAGTTGTGGAACTGGCTCTATGTCAACGGCGTCACCGATTTCGACCGTATGACCAATGTGGCCAAGCCCGTCCGCCAGAAGCTCAGCGAAACCTTCAATCTCGACCGGCCGGAAATCGTCACCGAACAGGTGTCGGTCGATGGCACGCGCAAGTGGCTGTTCCGCTTCCGCGATCCGCAGAACCCCAACCTGCCGCCGGTCGAGGTGGAAACCGTCTATATTCCCGAAAGCGATCGCGGCACGCTGTGTGTCTCCTCGCAGGTGGGCTGCACGCTGACCTGCTCGTTCTGCCATACCGGCACGCAGAAGCTGGTGCGCAATCTCACCGCCGGTGAAATCCTGGGCCAGATCCTGATGGCCCGCGAGCGTCTGGGTGATTTTCCGGGCGGTTCGCGCCCCGATGACGGGGGTCTGGTGCCCGGCGGGGAAACCCGCGCCATCACCAATATCGTGATGATGGGCATGGGCGAGCCGCTCTACAATTACGAGAACGTCAAGCAGGCCCTGCTCATCGCTTCGGCCGGCGACGGCATGTCGATTTCCAAGCGCCGCATCACGCTCTCGACCTCCGGTGTCGTGCCCTATATCGAGCCGACCGGCCGCGAGATCGACGTCATGCTGGCCATTTCGCTGCATGCAGTGCGCGACGACCTGCGCGACGTCCTGGTGCCGATCAACAAGAAGTGGCCGCTCAAGGACCTGCTCGAGGCCTGCCGCAATTATCCCGGCCTCTCCAATGCCCGCCGCATCACCTTCGAATATGTGATGCTCGATGGCATCAATGACAGCGATGCCGAGGCGCGCGAACTGGTGCGGTTGCTCGCCGGCATTCCCGCCAAGATCAACCTCATCCCGTTCAATCCCTGGCCGGGCGCCAATTACGGCACCTCGCCTTCTGCCCGCATCGAGCGCTTTGCCGATATCGTCAACCGCGCCGGCTATGCCTCCCCCGTCCGCACCCCGCGCGGCCGCGATATCTTTGCCGCCTGCGGGCAGCTCAAGAGCGAAAGCGAACGCCTGGCCAAGAAGGACCGGGACGCGCTGTTGGCGCTGTGA
- a CDS encoding Lrp/AsnC family transcriptional regulator, with amino-acid sequence MPEILDAIDRRILRALQRNARMSNVELANAVGLSPSPCLRRVKLLEEKGIIDQYAAVLNGPLLGLGLTVFARIWFKTQHAETTNQFAETMRKYPEVVECYLTTGECDALLRIVTTDLHAYWRFQSDHLMRIPSVQSVKTDVPMETIKRSFELPLP; translated from the coding sequence ATGCCAGAAATACTCGACGCCATCGACCGCCGTATCCTCAGAGCATTGCAGCGCAATGCCCGCATGTCCAATGTCGAGCTCGCCAATGCGGTGGGCCTGTCGCCCTCGCCCTGCCTGCGCCGGGTCAAGCTGCTCGAGGAAAAAGGCATCATCGATCAATATGCGGCCGTCCTCAACGGACCGCTTCTGGGGCTGGGTCTGACGGTCTTTGCGCGCATCTGGTTCAAGACCCAGCACGCCGAGACCACCAACCAGTTTGCCGAAACCATGCGCAAATATCCCGAGGTGGTCGAATGTTACCTCACCACCGGGGAATGCGACGCGCTGCTGCGCATCGTCACCACCGACCTGCACGCCTATTGGCGCTTCCAGTCCGACCACCTCATGCGCATCCCATCGGTGCAGTCCGTCAAGACCGACGTGCCCATGGAGACCATCAAGCGCAGTTTTGAACTGCCATTGCCATGA
- a CDS encoding GNAT family N-acetyltransferase, giving the protein MTIVCKRLGPEDAAILGNVAEDVFDEPIHPQRVAAYLAEPGHLMVVALDGDLVVGQCAGVVHRHPDKPDELYVDEVGTATSHLRQGIGRAMMAELFAWGREIGCVDAWLGTELDNAAANDFYRALGGDDDKIMYYEFKL; this is encoded by the coding sequence ATGACCATCGTCTGCAAGCGCCTTGGCCCTGAAGATGCCGCCATCCTGGGCAATGTCGCCGAAGACGTCTTCGACGAACCTATCCATCCGCAGCGTGTTGCCGCCTACCTGGCCGAGCCCGGCCATCTCATGGTGGTGGCGCTCGATGGCGACCTGGTCGTCGGCCAATGCGCCGGCGTCGTGCATCGCCACCCGGACAAGCCCGATGAGCTCTATGTCGACGAGGTGGGGACGGCGACCAGTCATTTGCGCCAGGGGATCGGCCGCGCGATGATGGCGGAACTCTTCGCCTGGGGGCGCGAGATCGGTTGCGTCGATGCCTGGCTGGGCACGGAACTGGACAATGCGGCGGCCAATGATTTCTACCGCGCGCTTGGCGGGGATGACGACAAGATCATGTATTACGAGTTCAAGCTTTAG
- a CDS encoding GFA family protein, with product MQQPRAGGCLCGRVRFVTHGAPYRVGICHCLDCRKHHGALFHASAIFPEAAVTISGTTKNYEGRCFCPHCGSSVFSRSDDEIEVNLGSFDAPDTFRPTYELWTERREAFLPEFAGTRRYDRNRPGGTRHES from the coding sequence ATGCAGCAGCCCCGAGCCGGCGGATGCCTCTGCGGCAGGGTCCGCTTCGTCACCCACGGCGCGCCCTATCGCGTCGGCATCTGTCATTGCCTCGATTGCCGCAAGCATCACGGCGCCCTGTTTCACGCCTCGGCCATCTTTCCCGAGGCGGCGGTGACCATTTCGGGCACAACCAAGAACTATGAGGGGCGCTGCTTCTGCCCCCATTGCGGCAGCTCAGTCTTTTCGCGCTCCGATGACGAGATCGAGGTCAATCTGGGCAGTTTCGACGCGCCGGATACGTTCAGGCCAACCTACGAACTCTGGACCGAACGGCGCGAGGCCTTTCTGCCCGAATTTGCCGGCACACGCCGCTACGACCGCAACCGCCCAGGCGGCACCCGTCACGAGAGCTAG
- a CDS encoding invasion associated locus B family protein: MTVRTTARFALALVLATAAGLPALAQSARVLGDFRDWSSYAADDGSGTICFAMSRPKSTEPTPAGLGDAYLYVTNRPGEDVINEFNLVSGYTFQTGSMATVNIGGQTFALFTQGDAAWLDDAAQAAGLASAIRAGSTLTISGTAADGTTVVQSFSLSGATAAQQATGAEC, encoded by the coding sequence ATGACCGTTCGTACCACTGCCCGTTTCGCTCTTGCTCTGGTTCTGGCCACCGCGGCCGGACTGCCGGCCCTGGCCCAGTCGGCCCGGGTCCTGGGGGATTTTCGCGATTGGTCGAGTTACGCCGCCGATGACGGTTCGGGCACGATCTGCTTTGCCATGAGCCGCCCCAAGAGCACCGAGCCGACCCCGGCCGGGCTGGGCGATGCCTATCTCTATGTCACCAACCGTCCGGGCGAAGACGTCATCAACGAGTTCAACCTCGTTTCCGGCTACACGTTCCAGACCGGCTCGATGGCCACGGTCAATATCGGCGGGCAGACCTTTGCGCTGTTCACCCAGGGCGATGCGGCCTGGCTCGACGATGCGGCGCAGGCGGCTGGCCTCGCCTCGGCCATTCGCGCCGGCTCGACCCTGACCATTTCCGGCACTGCTGCCGATGGCACCACCGTGGTCCAGAGCTTTTCGCTGTCCGGCGCCACCGCCGCCCAGCAGGCCACCGGCGCCGAATGCTGA
- the thpR gene encoding RNA 2',3'-cyclic phosphodiesterase: MPRLFTGLEIPAATAFSLSLKRGGLMGARWIDPDNYHITLRFIGDVDGQTADEVADSLDRLSNSLRFAIRLTHLGTFGGDKPRALFAGVEPSEALSRLQSAHERVLQRAGLPPEGRKFVPHVTLARLRGAPAADVARFIAEAGRFEPLDFVPARFVLFSSRDSVGGGPYVVEQSYPLAA, from the coding sequence ATGCCCAGGCTCTTTACCGGCCTCGAAATACCGGCCGCTACAGCATTTTCTCTCTCGCTCAAGCGCGGCGGGCTGATGGGGGCTCGCTGGATCGATCCGGACAATTATCACATCACCCTGCGCTTCATCGGCGATGTCGACGGGCAGACCGCCGATGAGGTGGCCGACAGTCTCGACCGGCTCTCCAATTCGCTGCGCTTTGCCATCCGGCTCACCCATCTTGGCACCTTTGGCGGCGACAAGCCGCGGGCCCTGTTTGCCGGGGTCGAGCCGTCCGAGGCGCTGAGCCGGTTGCAATCGGCCCATGAACGGGTGCTGCAGCGTGCGGGCCTGCCGCCGGAAGGCCGCAAGTTCGTGCCCCATGTCACGCTGGCCCGGCTGCGCGGGGCACCGGCCGCCGATGTCGCCCGCTTCATTGCCGAGGCCGGGCGGTTCGAGCCGCTCGACTTCGTGCCGGCCCGTTTCGTTCTGTTTTCCAGCCGGGATTCGGTGGGCGGCGGCCCCTATGTGGTCGAACAGAGCTATCCGCTGGCGGCCTAG
- a CDS encoding LysE family translocator → MPAFIPDLPVIAGFALAAFVLAITPGPDMALFISRTMNWGRSHGFATVLGAITGIAVHTTLVAFGISVLIVTAPAAFWALKIVGALYLVWLAIQAIRDGGGILITRAAGRQPSWRQSYLSGLGINLTNPKVALFFVTFLPQFVSASDPAAAGKLMFLGFEFVLVSLPIVVAIVLFAEWLTRTLKENVWVGKALNWSFAAVFMAFAATILLAEGRK, encoded by the coding sequence ATGCCCGCCTTCATCCCCGATCTGCCCGTCATTGCTGGTTTCGCGCTGGCCGCTTTCGTGCTTGCGATCACACCGGGGCCGGATATGGCCCTGTTCATTTCGCGCACCATGAACTGGGGGCGCAGCCATGGCTTTGCCACTGTGCTCGGCGCCATTACCGGCATTGCTGTGCACACGACGCTGGTGGCTTTCGGCATTTCGGTGCTGATCGTCACGGCCCCCGCCGCCTTCTGGGCGCTCAAGATCGTGGGCGCGCTCTATCTGGTCTGGCTCGCCATCCAGGCCATCCGCGATGGCGGCGGCATCCTCATCACCCGCGCCGCCGGCCGGCAGCCGAGCTGGCGCCAGTCCTATCTGTCCGGGCTCGGCATCAATCTCACCAATCCCAAGGTCGCCCTCTTCTTCGTGACCTTTCTGCCCCAGTTCGTCTCTGCATCCGATCCGGCTGCCGCCGGCAAGCTGATGTTCCTCGGCTTCGAATTCGTCCTGGTGTCGCTGCCTATCGTCGTCGCCATCGTGCTCTTTGCCGAATGGCTGACGCGCACGCTCAAAGAGAATGTCTGGGTCGGCAAGGCGCTGAACTGGAGCTTTGCCGCCGTGTTCATGGCCTTCGCGGCGACCATCCTGCTCGCCGAGGGAAGGAAGTAA
- a CDS encoding putative immunity protein, whose translation MALSIQTLPEDERRKVADWAASCAERVLGLFEAEKPGDDRPRQAIARARAYAKGELDTAGEIRRRFGGGSTRRDASPAALAAARSAGQASAVCHMGAHALGAAAYAVKAAGLAAPDAPDREETEIAWQVAQLTPAARAALRTLPPIGQDRSGPLGPGLLASGRMGQIIARLQAAIG comes from the coding sequence TTGGCTTTATCCATCCAGACACTTCCCGAAGACGAGCGTCGCAAGGTTGCCGACTGGGCCGCCAGCTGTGCCGAGCGCGTGCTGGGCCTGTTCGAGGCCGAAAAGCCCGGCGATGATCGTCCGCGCCAGGCGATTGCCCGCGCCCGTGCCTATGCAAAAGGCGAGCTCGACACCGCCGGGGAAATCCGGCGGCGTTTTGGTGGCGGCAGCACCAGGCGCGACGCCTCGCCCGCCGCGCTGGCGGCCGCCCGGTCCGCCGGCCAGGCCTCTGCCGTCTGTCATATGGGCGCCCATGCGTTGGGCGCCGCCGCCTATGCGGTAAAGGCCGCCGGCCTTGCGGCCCCCGATGCGCCCGACCGGGAAGAGACCGAGATCGCCTGGCAGGTCGCGCAGCTGACGCCCGCGGCGCGCGCCGCGCTGCGCACCCTGCCGCCGATCGGGCAGGACCGCTCCGGACCGCTTGGGCCGGGCCTTCTGGCTTCGGGCCGGATGGGGCAGATCATTGCCCGCTTGCAGGCGGCCATCGGCTGA
- a CDS encoding argininosuccinate synthase, whose protein sequence is MANDIKKIVLAYSGGLDTSIMLKWLQEHYQAEIVTFTADLGQGEELEPARKKAEMFGIKDIRIVDLREEFVRDFVFPMFRANALYEGQYLLGTSIARPVISKHLVEIARETGADAIAHGATGKGNDQVRFELTANALMPGLKVIAPWREWDLRSRTALLSYAEKNQIPIAKDKRGEAPFSVDANLLHTSSEGMVLEDPAVPFPDYVPQRTVDPEKAPDSPEIITIAFEKGDAVAINGEKLSPAALLTRLNELGGKHGVGRLDLVENRFVGMKSRGLYETPGGTILLAAHRGIESITLDRGEAHLKDEIMPKYAELIYNGFWYSPEREMLQALIDKSQTYVTGEVTVKLYKGSANVIARTSPHSLYSMDLVTFEEGAVAYDHHDAEGFIRLNGLRLKTWAARNSKSAS, encoded by the coding sequence ATGGCAAACGACATCAAGAAAATCGTGCTGGCCTATTCGGGGGGTCTGGACACCTCCATCATGCTGAAATGGCTGCAGGAGCACTACCAGGCTGAGATCGTCACCTTCACCGCCGATCTGGGGCAGGGCGAGGAGCTCGAACCGGCCCGCAAGAAGGCCGAGATGTTCGGCATCAAGGACATCCGCATTGTCGATCTGCGCGAGGAATTCGTGCGCGATTTCGTGTTTCCGATGTTCCGCGCCAATGCCCTTTATGAAGGTCAGTACCTGCTCGGCACCTCCATCGCCCGGCCGGTGATTTCCAAGCATCTGGTCGAGATCGCCCGCGAAACCGGCGCCGATGCCATCGCCCATGGCGCTACCGGCAAGGGCAATGACCAGGTGCGGTTCGAATTGACCGCCAATGCCCTGATGCCCGGCCTCAAGGTCATCGCTCCCTGGCGCGAATGGGACCTGCGCAGCCGCACGGCGCTGCTTTCCTATGCCGAAAAGAACCAGATCCCGATCGCCAAGGACAAGCGCGGCGAAGCGCCGTTCTCGGTCGATGCCAATCTGCTGCATACCTCCTCTGAAGGCATGGTGCTTGAAGACCCGGCCGTGCCCTTCCCCGATTACGTGCCCCAGCGCACCGTCGATCCGGAAAAGGCCCCCGACAGCCCCGAAATCATCACCATCGCCTTCGAGAAGGGCGATGCGGTGGCCATCAATGGCGAAAAGCTGAGCCCGGCGGCGCTGCTGACCCGGCTCAACGAATTGGGGGGCAAGCACGGCGTGGGCCGGCTGGACCTGGTCGAGAACCGGTTTGTCGGCATGAAATCGCGCGGGCTCTACGAGACGCCGGGCGGCACCATCCTGCTCGCAGCCCATCGCGGCATCGAATCGATCACGCTCGATCGCGGCGAGGCCCATCTCAAGGATGAGATCATGCCCAAATATGCCGAGCTGATCTATAACGGCTTCTGGTATTCGCCCGAGCGGGAAATGCTGCAGGCGCTGATCGACAAGTCGCAGACCTATGTCACCGGCGAAGTGACGGTAAAGCTCTACAAGGGTTCGGCCAATGTCATCGCCCGCACCTCGCCCCATAGCCTCTATTCGATGGACCTCGTGACCTTCGAGGAAGGCGCCGTGGCCTATGACCATCACGATGCCGAAGGCTTCATCCGCCTCAATGGCCTCCGCCTCAAGACCTGGGCGGCGCGCAATTCCAAGTCGGCTTCCTAA